A window from Flavobacterium gyeonganense encodes these proteins:
- a CDS encoding NAD(P)/FAD-dependent oxidoreductase — MELSYWELKNWFTNVDYTIVGSGIVGLHAALRLSERFPGAKILVLEKGMLPQGASTKNAGFACFGSISEIMEDLKTHTEEDVVELIEKRWQGLQLLRKRLGDNTIDFRPHGGYELFLKEDEFGFNECISKIPFINEVLKPLFKADVFTKEIDRFGFENIQEYLLFNPFEAQIDTGNMMQELLKQAVAANILILNQQTVTSFSDANNHVEVVMNDFSFNSKKLLFATNGFAESLTNGAVRPARAQVLITEPILNLDIKGTFHLERGYYYFRNIGDRILLGGGRNLDFETETTTEFGQTKIVQNRLEDLLKNVILPNKDFHIAHRWSGIMGIGNSKKPVVSQLSDNVFCGVRLGGMGVAIGSLIGTELADLI, encoded by the coding sequence ATGGAACTTAGTTATTGGGAACTAAAAAACTGGTTTACAAATGTAGACTATACCATAGTTGGAAGCGGGATTGTAGGACTTCATGCAGCATTGCGATTGAGCGAAAGATTTCCGGGAGCTAAAATACTTGTATTAGAAAAAGGAATGCTGCCTCAGGGGGCAAGTACTAAAAATGCAGGTTTTGCCTGTTTTGGAAGTATTTCTGAAATTATGGAGGACTTAAAAACACATACTGAAGAAGACGTTGTCGAATTAATAGAAAAACGCTGGCAGGGTTTGCAACTGCTTAGAAAGCGACTTGGAGACAATACCATAGATTTTAGACCTCATGGGGGTTATGAATTATTCTTAAAAGAGGATGAATTTGGGTTTAACGAATGTATTTCTAAAATTCCTTTTATAAATGAAGTTTTAAAACCCCTTTTTAAAGCAGATGTTTTTACAAAAGAAATTGACCGTTTTGGGTTTGAAAATATTCAGGAGTATTTGCTTTTTAATCCTTTTGAAGCGCAGATTGATACTGGAAATATGATGCAGGAATTGCTAAAACAGGCTGTTGCTGCTAATATTTTAATCCTGAATCAGCAAACCGTTACTTCTTTTAGTGATGCAAACAATCATGTCGAAGTGGTGATGAATGATTTTAGTTTTAATTCTAAAAAATTACTTTTCGCTACTAATGGTTTTGCAGAATCTTTGACAAATGGAGCTGTAAGGCCTGCAAGAGCACAAGTTTTAATTACAGAACCAATTCTAAATTTAGATATTAAAGGTACTTTTCATTTAGAAAGGGGCTATTATTATTTCAGGAATATCGGTGACAGAATTTTGCTTGGAGGAGGAAGAAACTTAGATTTTGAAACTGAAACGACAACCGAATTTGGCCAGACCAAAATTGTGCAAAATAGATTGGAAGATTTACTGAAAAATGTAATTTTACCAAATAAGGATTTTCATATTGCCCATCGATGGAGTGGTATTATGGGAATCGGAAACAGTAAAAAACCTGTTGTGTCCCAACTGTCTGATAACGTGTTTTGTGGAGTTCGTTTAGGCGGAATGGGAGTAGCTATAGGTAGTTTAATAGGAACAGAATTAGCAGATTTAATTTAA
- a CDS encoding ATP-binding protein has protein sequence MESKRSYMPIKVLFGYLALIGLVVVVGWFLYSENVVYNKLEDKIAFEKTKILRVSKLFSNVYKTESLARKTIQTNSEKDFKSYLIETDSLKSRLDTLKQIVTTEYQKVLLDSVAYLLSEKTENIRQLKTIKNKADDEVSVNNAIDEITKMEFKLRKLELQDFTQNPNDLGSYQRNVLQKYVDYLNQNIPDDSTNTLSKQASDSILANSKKLLSDVKQKAEKKKESLNFEENKLLKNEIAISEQLRKVLRIIEREIIINSIKNNSLKEKSLKKVNEIVTVSAIVGLLLTVVFSIIIVSDYSKSQLYKKQLEIANFKTKNLLKSREQLISTVSHDLKTPLSTIVGYSELLSNSDVNTKQSYFIKNIKNSSEYITQLVKDLLDFSQIEAGKITIEKVPFLLPEIIDEVARSIQTVYKLKEIDLIINVDEKLNSKIVGDPFRVKQVLSNIIGNAYKFTEQGFIRISAYVAEENDSFAITIEDSGIGIEKENQKLVFEEFAQANENIEKKYGGTGLGLAICQKIISILGGKLKLESTFGEGSTFEIKLPLLFDTSVSLPEPESKEIITNSEKFTFIVLDDDINLLNLTSTVLKQQGHQVLSFTNAAEALETILNTKFDFIITDIQMPEIDGFLFIKKLKSKKGSFYKNQPIIAITGRTDLDFSTYTNAGFSTVINKPYSPKVLLETIQKVLDNTISHDNKFVKREEEFSSKTYCLETLKEFLGNDNESAKEFIRSFIESTIRNLKDLENAVEKKNIAEVNAISHRMAPMFRQIQAQEIGEILKKLEQNNLENSNLHALFSSLKTKIDLLFDGLKKEIL, from the coding sequence ATGGAAAGCAAAAGAAGCTATATGCCCATTAAAGTACTTTTCGGCTACCTTGCCCTGATCGGATTAGTAGTGGTTGTGGGATGGTTTTTATATTCTGAAAATGTAGTTTACAATAAGTTAGAAGATAAAATTGCTTTTGAAAAAACTAAAATATTAAGAGTCAGCAAGCTTTTTTCAAATGTATATAAAACAGAAAGTTTAGCCCGAAAAACAATTCAGACCAACTCTGAAAAAGATTTCAAAAGCTACCTTATCGAAACAGACTCCTTAAAATCCAGATTAGATACACTGAAACAGATTGTAACCACAGAATATCAAAAGGTTTTGCTCGACAGCGTTGCTTATTTATTGTCTGAAAAAACAGAAAACATCAGACAATTAAAAACTATAAAAAATAAGGCTGATGATGAAGTTTCTGTAAATAACGCCATTGATGAAATTACCAAAATGGAGTTTAAACTTCGAAAACTGGAACTTCAGGATTTTACTCAAAACCCCAATGATTTGGGAAGTTATCAGCGAAATGTACTGCAAAAATATGTTGATTATCTAAATCAGAATATTCCTGACGATAGTACTAATACTTTAAGCAAACAGGCTTCTGATTCGATTTTAGCCAATTCTAAAAAGCTTTTGAGTGACGTAAAACAAAAAGCTGAAAAGAAAAAAGAGTCGCTCAATTTTGAAGAAAATAAACTGCTTAAAAATGAAATTGCAATTTCTGAACAGCTCCGAAAAGTTCTTCGGATAATTGAGAGGGAAATTATTATCAATTCCATTAAAAACAATTCATTAAAAGAAAAATCACTTAAAAAAGTAAATGAAATCGTGACGGTTTCAGCAATAGTGGGCTTACTACTGACTGTGGTTTTCTCTATCATCATTGTAAGTGATTATTCGAAATCGCAATTGTATAAAAAACAGTTGGAAATTGCCAACTTTAAGACCAAAAACCTTCTTAAAAGTCGTGAACAGCTTATATCTACAGTGAGCCATGATTTAAAAACCCCGCTGAGTACCATTGTAGGATATTCTGAACTTTTGAGCAATTCTGATGTGAATACCAAACAGTCGTATTTTATTAAAAACATAAAAAATTCATCTGAATATATTACACAGCTGGTTAAGGATTTGTTAGATTTTTCTCAAATTGAAGCAGGAAAAATAACAATTGAAAAAGTTCCCTTTTTATTGCCTGAAATTATTGATGAAGTGGCCAGAAGTATCCAGACCGTTTACAAACTAAAAGAAATTGACCTGATTATTAATGTTGATGAAAAACTGAACTCAAAAATTGTTGGCGATCCGTTTCGTGTAAAACAGGTTTTGAGCAACATTATTGGAAATGCCTATAAATTTACGGAGCAGGGTTTTATAAGAATCAGTGCTTATGTCGCTGAAGAAAATGATTCTTTTGCCATTACCATTGAAGATTCCGGTATTGGAATTGAGAAAGAAAATCAGAAACTGGTATTTGAAGAATTCGCCCAGGCAAATGAAAACATCGAAAAAAAATATGGCGGAACAGGTTTAGGATTGGCTATCTGTCAAAAAATCATTTCGATTTTAGGCGGAAAATTAAAGCTTGAAAGCACATTTGGAGAAGGAAGCACTTTTGAAATTAAACTACCGCTCTTATTTGATACAAGTGTAAGCCTGCCCGAACCTGAATCAAAAGAAATCATTACAAATTCAGAAAAATTTACTTTTATCGTTCTGGATGACGATATCAATTTACTGAACCTTACAAGTACTGTTTTAAAACAGCAGGGGCATCAGGTCTTATCATTTACAAATGCTGCAGAAGCATTAGAAACTATACTGAATACTAAATTTGATTTCATCATTACAGATATTCAGATGCCCGAAATTGATGGGTTCTTGTTTATTAAAAAATTGAAAAGTAAAAAAGGCTCATTTTATAAAAATCAGCCCATCATCGCTATAACAGGAAGGACCGATTTAGATTTTTCTACTTACACGAATGCCGGATTTTCCACAGTAATAAACAAACCTTACTCACCCAAAGTCTTACTTGAAACCATTCAGAAAGTCTTAGACAATACTATAAGTCATGACAATAAATTTGTAAAAAGAGAAGAAGAGTTTTCTTCAAAGACTTATTGTTTAGAAACTTTAAAAGAGTTTTTAGGAAATGATAATGAATCAGCAAAAGAGTTTATCAGATCATTTATAGAAAGTACAATCCGAAATTTAAAAGATTTAGAAAATGCCGTTGAGAAAAAAAATATAGCCGAAGTAAATGCGATCAGTCACAGGATGGCACCAATGTTCAGACAGATTCAGGCACAGGAAATTGGTGAAATCCTGAAAAAATTAGAACAAAATAATTTAGAAAACTCAAATTTACACGCTCTTTTTAGTAGTTTAAAAACCAAAATAGACTTGTTATTTGATGGTTTAAAAAAAGAAATCCTTTAG
- a CDS encoding sigma-54-dependent transcriptional regulator, which translates to MPKILLIEDDISFCKLLERFLVKKAFDVTIAFSAEEARLYIKKESFDLILTDLRLPDADGIVLMSEFKTSHPEIPVILMTGYSDVNTAVKAIKNGASDYISKPFNPDEVLLVITNALQTAPTEKVVVKEKKAVNKQASPENEFVKGISVASKKLLEHIKLVSPTDMSVLIIGESGTGKEIIAKSIHQQSQRKNNNFIAVDCGAIPKELAASEFFGHLKGSFTGAISDKTGYFEAANGGTIFLDEIGNLSYENQIQLLRALQERKIKPVGSNKEINVDIRIITATNEDLREAVKNGDFREDLYHRINEFSIQSPSLTDRGEDLMVFADYFLEKANQQLNKDIIGFSPEVVAIFQKYSWPGNLRELQNCIKRATLLSQGDFIESDVLPIEFFQTEKLGSSGSFSLSDNEREAIIHALSRTQNNKSEAAKLLKITRKTLYNKLKQYNID; encoded by the coding sequence ATGCCGAAGATATTATTAATAGAAGACGATATTTCATTTTGCAAATTATTGGAAAGGTTTCTGGTAAAAAAAGCATTTGATGTAACTATTGCTTTCTCCGCAGAAGAAGCCCGGTTATATATCAAAAAAGAATCTTTCGATTTGATTTTGACAGACCTCCGTTTGCCTGATGCTGATGGTATTGTTTTGATGTCTGAATTTAAAACGTCTCATCCTGAAATCCCTGTTATACTTATGACAGGCTACTCTGATGTAAATACTGCCGTAAAAGCAATTAAAAACGGAGCATCTGATTATATCTCGAAACCATTTAATCCTGATGAAGTTTTATTGGTTATTACCAATGCACTCCAAACGGCACCAACTGAAAAAGTTGTAGTAAAAGAAAAAAAAGCAGTAAATAAACAGGCTTCTCCGGAAAATGAGTTTGTTAAAGGAATTTCTGTCGCTTCCAAAAAATTATTAGAGCATATTAAACTGGTAAGTCCTACTGACATGTCTGTTTTAATTATAGGAGAAAGCGGCACAGGAAAAGAAATTATCGCAAAAAGCATCCATCAGCAAAGCCAAAGAAAAAACAATAATTTTATAGCAGTTGACTGTGGTGCGATTCCGAAAGAATTGGCAGCGAGTGAGTTTTTCGGACATTTAAAAGGATCTTTTACCGGAGCAATAAGTGACAAAACAGGATATTTTGAAGCAGCAAACGGAGGAACCATTTTTCTGGACGAAATAGGGAATCTTTCCTATGAAAATCAGATTCAGTTGTTAAGGGCACTTCAGGAACGAAAAATAAAACCAGTCGGCAGCAATAAGGAAATTAATGTTGATATCAGGATTATTACAGCTACCAACGAAGATTTGCGTGAAGCTGTTAAAAATGGTGATTTTCGTGAAGATTTGTATCATCGAATCAATGAATTTTCTATTCAGTCGCCTTCATTAACCGACAGAGGAGAAGATTTGATGGTTTTTGCCGATTACTTTTTAGAGAAGGCAAACCAGCAATTGAATAAAGATATTATAGGATTTTCACCCGAGGTAGTAGCCATTTTTCAAAAATACAGCTGGCCGGGAAATTTACGTGAACTTCAAAATTGTATCAAACGTGCTACGCTTTTGTCTCAGGGAGATTTTATCGAAAGTGATGTTTTGCCTATTGAGTTTTTTCAAACAGAAAAACTGGGCAGTTCAGGAAGTTTTTCTTTGTCTGACAATGAAAGGGAAGCCATTATTCATGCTTTATCCAGAACTCAAAACAATAAATCTGAAGCAGCAAAGCTATTGAAAATAACCCGAAAAACGCTTTACAATAAATTAAAACAGTACAATATTGACTAA
- a CDS encoding PepSY-like domain-containing protein, with the protein MKKLILSAAIILGGLSVQAAIPHVKISNVNSFFFQDEYTEVASDAVPAAVKSTAEKSFPNTKLEKVYKNAKNEYKLEISNGDKKYTIFTDASGNVIKK; encoded by the coding sequence ATGAAAAAATTAATTTTATCTGCAGCAATTATTTTAGGAGGTTTATCAGTTCAGGCAGCTATTCCTCACGTAAAAATTTCAAATGTTAATTCTTTCTTTTTTCAGGATGAATACACAGAGGTTGCTTCAGATGCAGTACCGGCAGCTGTAAAGTCTACAGCAGAGAAATCTTTTCCAAACACTAAACTTGAAAAGGTATATAAAAATGCTAAAAACGAGTATAAACTGGAAATTTCGAATGGCGACAAGAAATATACAATTTTTACAGATGCATCAGGAAATGTCATTAAAAAGTAA